From Sphingomonas hengshuiensis, one genomic window encodes:
- a CDS encoding CaiB/BaiF CoA transferase family protein, with product MSVPAPLAGLKVIEFTHMVMGPAAGAIFAALGAEVTRVEPLGGDKTRTLLGSGAGYFPMYNRHKGSIALDLKSPEGRATARALAVKADILVENFRPGALDRLGLGYDALEQDNPRLIYCSAKGFLPGPYENRTALDEVAQMMGGLAYMTGPPGRPLRAGSSVIDVAGGMFGVIGVLAALEERHRTGKGALIQTSLFETTVYLVGQHMAQLAVTGTAANPMPARISAWAIYDVFETRDDPVFIGVVTDALWESFCRIFALDDLWADESLRRNNDRVRQRDRILPQIRALMAQFTRAEVIARLDGSGLPFAPIGRPEDMFDDPHLAATGALESVTLPDGTETRLPTLPIAFDGQLLARASTLPGAG from the coding sequence ATGAGCGTCCCGGCACCGCTCGCGGGCCTGAAGGTCATCGAGTTCACCCATATGGTGATGGGGCCGGCGGCGGGTGCGATCTTCGCCGCGCTGGGCGCCGAAGTCACCCGCGTCGAGCCGCTCGGCGGCGACAAGACGCGCACGCTGCTGGGGTCGGGCGCGGGCTATTTCCCGATGTACAACCGGCACAAGGGCAGCATCGCGCTCGACCTGAAATCGCCCGAGGGCCGCGCGACCGCGCGCGCGCTGGCGGTGAAGGCCGACATATTGGTCGAGAATTTCCGCCCCGGCGCGCTCGACCGGCTGGGGTTGGGCTATGACGCGCTCGAACAGGACAATCCCCGACTGATCTATTGCTCGGCCAAGGGCTTCCTGCCCGGCCCGTACGAGAACCGGACCGCGCTGGACGAAGTCGCGCAGATGATGGGCGGGCTCGCCTATATGACCGGCCCGCCGGGACGCCCGCTGCGCGCAGGCTCGAGCGTGATCGACGTGGCGGGGGGAATGTTCGGCGTGATCGGCGTCCTCGCCGCGCTGGAGGAGCGTCACCGCACCGGCAAGGGGGCGCTGATCCAGACCTCGCTGTTCGAAACCACGGTCTATCTGGTCGGGCAGCATATGGCGCAGCTCGCGGTCACCGGCACCGCCGCCAACCCGATGCCCGCGCGCATTTCGGCCTGGGCGATCTATGACGTGTTCGAAACCCGCGACGATCCGGTGTTCATCGGCGTCGTGACCGATGCGCTGTGGGAGAGCTTCTGCCGGATCTTCGCGCTCGACGATCTCTGGGCGGACGAGAGCCTGCGCCGCAACAACGACCGCGTGCGCCAGCGCGACCGCATCCTGCCGCAGATCCGCGCGCTGATGGCGCAGTTCACCCGCGCCGAAGTGATCGCGCGGCTGGACGGCAGCGGCCTTCCCTTCGCGCCGATCGGGCGGCCCGAAGATATGTTCGACGACCCACACCTTGCCGCGACCGGCGCGCTGGAGTCCGTCACTCTGCCCGACGGCACCGAGACCCGGCTGCCGACGCTGCCGATCGCGTTCGACGGGCAGTTGCTGGCGCGCGCCTCGACGCTACCCGGCGCGGGGTGA
- a CDS encoding maleate cis-trans isomerase family protein — translation MTDSLGYRMKYAVVAPSTNTSVQPEYDDMRPRGVTNHFSRISIPDTTVTSDEGFMEMLNNIREATMDAVDVSMSMEPGCVIMGMSAETFWDGAEGAERLHRRMLERTGGVPVIMGSTAVDAAIKAYSSVVGEIRRIGILTPYMPVGDANVRKFFEDQGYEVVNLVGLQSPSPMRIAHEGKQKLKNAAIQVSEGVDAVIQCGTNLAFAEVAAMAEFWLEKPVIAINTATYWHALRTMGITDQKDGFGRLLAEF, via the coding sequence ATGACCGACTCGCTGGGCTATCGGATGAAGTACGCGGTGGTCGCCCCGTCGACCAATACCAGCGTCCAACCCGAATATGACGACATGCGCCCGCGCGGCGTCACCAACCATTTCTCGCGCATCTCGATCCCCGACACGACCGTCACGTCGGACGAAGGCTTTATGGAGATGCTCAACAATATCCGCGAGGCGACCATGGACGCCGTGGATGTCAGCATGTCGATGGAGCCCGGCTGCGTCATCATGGGGATGTCGGCGGAAACCTTCTGGGACGGCGCCGAGGGGGCCGAGCGGCTGCACCGGCGGATGCTGGAGCGCACCGGCGGCGTGCCGGTGATCATGGGCTCCACCGCGGTCGACGCGGCGATCAAGGCCTATTCGAGCGTCGTCGGCGAGATCCGCCGCATCGGCATCCTCACCCCCTATATGCCCGTCGGCGACGCCAATGTGCGCAAGTTCTTCGAGGATCAGGGCTATGAGGTCGTCAACCTGGTCGGCCTGCAATCGCCCTCGCCGATGCGGATCGCGCATGAGGGCAAGCAGAAGCTCAAGAACGCCGCGATCCAGGTCTCCGAAGGTGTCGACGCCGTGATCCAGTGCGGCACCAACCTGGCCTTTGCCGAAGTCGCCGCGATGGCCGAATTCTGGCTGGAAAAGCCCGTCATCGCGATCAACACCGCAACCTATTGGCACGCGCTGCGCACCATGGGCATCACCGACCAGAAGGACGGCTTCGGTCGCCTGCTCGCCGAGTTTTGA
- a CDS encoding HpcH/HpaI aldolase/citrate lyase family protein, whose protein sequence is MPGTRPDRFAKALASGADAVCIDLEDSVPAEGKAAARAAVIGAMDADFALRINGLTTRAGLADLLALAEAETMPRLLLVPKVESAAEIAMLRAILEDRTPPIVPLIETARGLREAHAIAAAPGVAAMMFGGGDLSAELGVALAWGPLVHARSAFVLACAEGGVPAIDVPFITLDNVEGLAAETRAAKALGFAAKAAIHPAQIAPIHAILRPTADEIAEARAALAAFDAGGGRAIRFNGQMLEAPIVRRFRRILNNAEH, encoded by the coding sequence GTGCCCGGCACACGGCCCGACCGGTTCGCCAAGGCATTGGCGAGCGGGGCCGATGCGGTGTGCATCGACCTTGAGGATTCGGTGCCCGCCGAGGGCAAGGCCGCGGCGCGCGCGGCGGTGATCGGCGCGATGGATGCCGACTTTGCGCTGCGCATCAACGGGCTGACCACGCGCGCTGGGCTCGCGGACCTGCTGGCGCTGGCCGAGGCGGAAACGATGCCGCGGCTGTTGCTGGTGCCGAAGGTCGAGAGTGCGGCGGAAATCGCGATGCTGCGCGCGATCCTGGAGGATCGGACCCCGCCCATCGTGCCGTTGATCGAGACCGCGCGCGGGCTGCGCGAGGCGCATGCGATCGCGGCGGCGCCCGGCGTCGCGGCGATGATGTTCGGCGGCGGCGATCTGTCCGCCGAGCTGGGCGTCGCGCTGGCATGGGGGCCGCTGGTCCATGCGCGCAGTGCATTCGTGCTTGCCTGTGCTGAAGGCGGCGTGCCCGCGATCGACGTACCCTTTATCACGCTGGACAATGTCGAGGGGCTGGCGGCGGAGACGCGCGCCGCAAAGGCGCTGGGCTTTGCCGCGAAGGCGGCGATCCACCCCGCGCAGATCGCCCCGATCCACGCCATCCTGCGCCCCACCGCCGACGAGATCGCCGAGGCGCGCGCCGCGCTGGCGGCGTTCGACGCGGGCGGCGGGCGCGCGATCCGCTTCAACGGTCAGATGCTGGAGGCGCCGATCGTGCGCCGCTTTCGGAGGATACTTAACAATGCGGAACATTGA
- the leuD gene encoding 3-isopropylmalate dehydratase small subunit — MTPFTTLTAVAAPLLRDNVDTDAIIPSREMKSTARTGLAEGLFAAWRYRSPDSRAPDPGFVLNQPDFAAAQILVGGANFGCGSSREHAVWALAEYGFRAVIAPGFAPIFFGNCIRNGIVPVVLSPDAVTQIAEAAPGPVTVDLRALRVSLADGTGWDFALEAEARTMLLEGVDAIDLTLKQHALISAFHDRDRMARPWIYLDEAAR; from the coding sequence ATGACGCCCTTCACCACGCTCACCGCTGTCGCCGCGCCGTTGCTGCGCGACAATGTCGATACCGATGCGATCATCCCTTCGCGCGAGATGAAGAGCACCGCGCGCACCGGGCTGGCCGAAGGGCTGTTCGCGGCGTGGCGCTACCGCTCGCCCGACAGCCGCGCGCCCGATCCCGGCTTCGTGCTCAACCAGCCCGATTTCGCCGCTGCGCAGATCCTGGTCGGCGGCGCCAATTTCGGGTGCGGGTCCAGCCGCGAACATGCGGTGTGGGCGCTTGCCGAATATGGCTTTCGCGCCGTGATTGCGCCGGGCTTCGCGCCGATCTTCTTCGGCAACTGCATCCGCAACGGCATCGTCCCCGTGGTGCTGTCCCCTGACGCAGTCACGCAGATCGCCGAAGCCGCCCCCGGCCCGGTGACGGTGGACCTGCGCGCGCTCCGCGTGTCGCTGGCCGACGGCACCGGCTGGGACTTCGCGCTCGAAGCCGAAGCGCGGACAATGCTGCTCGAAGGGGTGGATGCGATCGACCTGACGCTGAAGCAGCACGCCCTGATCTCCGCCTTCCACGACCGCGACCGCATGGCGCGGCCCTGGATTTATCTCGACGAGGCTGCACGATGA
- a CDS encoding isochorismatase family protein, with amino-acid sequence MATDLDRDYAAAGFGGRLEMGRRPALLIVDVVMAYLDPQSPLYAGVESALASNERLAAAARAAGVPVIFTNVVYEPGGIDGGVFFRKVPALRAFARGSVDGRFPDTLQPEPGELVVSKQYPSAFFGTSLASTLHAAGFDTLFVTGFSTSGCVRATALDALCHGFVPFVVREACGDRDARPHEQNLFDMAAKMAEVVSEDEAIALMQRGRG; translated from the coding sequence ATGGCGACGGACCTGGACCGCGACTATGCCGCCGCCGGTTTCGGCGGGCGGCTGGAAATGGGGCGCAGGCCGGCGCTGCTGATCGTCGATGTGGTGATGGCGTATCTCGACCCGCAATCGCCGCTCTATGCCGGCGTCGAGAGCGCGCTTGCGTCGAACGAGCGGCTCGCGGCGGCGGCGCGGGCGGCGGGGGTGCCGGTGATCTTCACCAATGTGGTGTATGAGCCCGGCGGGATCGACGGCGGCGTGTTCTTTCGCAAAGTGCCGGCGCTGCGGGCATTCGCGCGCGGATCGGTCGACGGGCGCTTCCCGGACACGCTCCAGCCCGAGCCGGGCGAACTGGTCGTGTCGAAGCAATATCCCTCGGCGTTTTTCGGTACCTCGCTCGCCTCGACACTGCACGCGGCGGGGTTCGACACGCTGTTTGTCACCGGCTTCTCGACCTCGGGCTGCGTGCGCGCGACGGCGCTGGACGCGCTGTGCCACGGCTTCGTGCCGTTTGTGGTACGCGAGGCGTGCGGCGACCGCGACGCTCGCCCGCACGAACAGAACCTGTTCGACATGGCCGCGAAGATGGCGGAGGTCGTCAGCGAGGACGAGGCGATCGCGCTGATGCAGCGCGGGCGGGGCTGA
- a CDS encoding MaoC family dehydratase — protein MRDGVIEVSPGRFRETFGRSFEDFVVGHIYEHRPGRTITDTDNVWFTLLTMNTHPAHFDYEFAKKTEFGKPLVCSPFTVALMVGMSVSDVSQKAVANLGWDNIRLTHPVFAGDTLYAESEVLEKRESKSRPEQGIVTVRTTGRNQHGDIVCTFSRTMLIWKRGCGPVDD, from the coding sequence ATGCGTGACGGGGTCATCGAAGTCAGTCCGGGGCGTTTTCGCGAGACCTTTGGCCGGTCTTTCGAGGATTTCGTCGTCGGCCATATCTATGAGCACCGTCCGGGCCGGACGATCACCGACACCGACAATGTGTGGTTCACGCTGCTGACGATGAACACGCATCCCGCGCATTTCGACTATGAATTCGCGAAGAAGACCGAGTTCGGCAAGCCTTTGGTCTGCTCCCCCTTCACCGTCGCGCTGATGGTGGGGATGAGCGTTTCGGACGTCAGCCAGAAGGCGGTGGCCAATCTGGGCTGGGACAATATCCGGCTGACCCACCCCGTGTTCGCCGGCGACACGCTCTATGCCGAAAGCGAAGTGCTGGAGAAGCGCGAGTCCAAGTCGCGCCCCGAACAGGGGATCGTGACGGTGCGCACCACGGGCAGGAACCAGCATGGCGACATCGTCTGCACCTTCAGCCGCACCATGCTGATCTGGAAGCGGGGCTGTGGCCCCGTCGACGACTGA
- a CDS encoding 3-isopropylmalate dehydratase large subunit, which yields MSRPRTLFDKIWDAHVIAPLDAGSALVAIDRVFLHERTGAAALNSLAAAGRPILDPARVFCVMDHIVDTRPGRDDRTLMPGGQAFITETRAAARAAGITLFDVTDADQGITHVISPELGVVLPGCTLVAPDSHTCTQGAFGALAWGIGTSEAEHAMATGTLRIARPRTMRVAFTGALSPGVTPKDMILALIARHGAGSGKGHAIEFTGSAVTALDMEARMTLCNMATEFSAMTGMIAPDARTFDWLRGRRYAPAGRAFDAAVAAWRTLASDPGAVFDAYIAIDAATIEPMVSWGTSPEHSAPISGTVPEAAPDRALAYMDLRPGQPLLGLAIDAAFIGSCTNGRLSDLRRAAALLQGRRIAPGLRALCVPGSSAVKRAAEAEGLDRIFLDAGFEWRESGCSMCFYAGGESFAPGSRVISSTNRNFEGRQGPGIRTHIASPETVAASALAGHIADPRAVTQ from the coding sequence CTGTCCCGCCCCCGCACCCTGTTCGACAAGATCTGGGACGCGCACGTCATCGCCCCGCTCGACGCGGGATCGGCGCTGGTCGCGATCGATCGCGTCTTCCTGCACGAACGCACCGGCGCGGCGGCGCTCAACAGCCTTGCCGCCGCCGGACGCCCGATCCTCGATCCGGCGCGAGTGTTCTGCGTCATGGACCATATCGTCGACACCCGCCCGGGCCGCGACGACCGCACGCTGATGCCCGGCGGGCAGGCGTTCATCACGGAGACGCGGGCGGCAGCACGCGCGGCGGGGATCACGCTGTTCGACGTGACCGACGCGGATCAGGGCATCACCCACGTCATCTCGCCCGAACTGGGCGTCGTCCTGCCCGGCTGCACTTTGGTCGCGCCCGACAGCCACACCTGTACCCAGGGCGCATTCGGGGCGCTGGCCTGGGGGATCGGCACGTCGGAGGCCGAACATGCGATGGCCACCGGCACGCTGCGCATCGCCCGCCCGCGCACGATGCGCGTCGCCTTCACCGGCGCGCTTTCGCCGGGCGTGACGCCGAAGGACATGATCCTCGCGCTGATCGCCCGCCACGGTGCGGGAAGCGGCAAGGGCCATGCGATCGAGTTTACGGGCAGCGCCGTCACCGCGCTCGACATGGAAGCGCGGATGACGCTGTGCAACATGGCAACCGAGTTTTCCGCCATGACGGGGATGATCGCGCCCGACGCGCGCACCTTCGACTGGCTGCGGGGCCGCCGCTACGCGCCTGCAGGGAGGGCGTTCGATGCCGCCGTGGCCGCATGGCGGACGCTGGCGAGCGATCCGGGGGCCGTGTTCGATGCCTATATCGCCATCGACGCCGCGACCATCGAGCCGATGGTGAGTTGGGGCACCTCGCCCGAGCATAGCGCCCCGATCTCGGGCACGGTGCCCGAAGCCGCGCCCGACCGCGCGCTCGCCTATATGGACCTTCGCCCCGGCCAGCCGCTGCTGGGCCTCGCCATCGACGCGGCGTTCATCGGAAGCTGCACCAACGGCCGCCTCTCCGACCTGCGCCGCGCCGCCGCGCTGTTGCAGGGCCGCCGGATCGCGCCGGGGCTGAGGGCGCTGTGCGTCCCCGGATCGAGCGCGGTCAAGCGCGCGGCAGAGGCGGAGGGGCTCGACCGCATCTTCCTCGATGCCGGGTTCGAATGGCGGGAAAGCGGCTGTTCGATGTGCTTCTATGCCGGGGGCGAGAGCTTTGCCCCCGGATCGCGCGTCATATCCTCGACCAACCGCAATTTCGAAGGGCGGCAGGGGCCCGGCATCCGCACCCATATCGCCAGCCCCGAGACCGTGGCCGCCAGCGCGCTCGCGGGACACATCGCCGATCCGCGCGCGGTGACGCAATGA
- a CDS encoding MFS transporter has translation MGGPRSEFRLGTKPLVAAVLGVACGASPLPFNVLPLVMGPIHREFGWDFAVISSGVTIFGVIAALLAPLYGGAADRFGVRPVALLSLLAFALAFGAFYFVPASTTGWFAFWAVLGLIGIGSTPVTWSRAISLWFSRNRGLALSIMLMGTSLAALVVPQIAQAAIGAGGWRLAFPAVALLPLLVALPVGLLWFREPRAHECPSELTDAQGNVAGLTLGQAMRGYRFWVLLASILLIAFAYGGAHIHMAQIVALHGFPPAAAASVMGVVALGILSGRLLIGFLFDRLWAPAVAFPALLLPALACWLLMGSSTGLGWVTVGGFLLGFAAGTEADVIAYLAARYFGMAHYGRVYGALYMPFGVGAAISPILYGIVRDRTGSYDAMLTVAAALFVIGGALLLTLGRYPSAPAKGA, from the coding sequence ATGGGCGGGCCGCGTTCGGAATTCAGGTTGGGCACCAAGCCGCTGGTCGCGGCGGTGCTCGGCGTTGCCTGCGGAGCGTCGCCGCTGCCGTTCAACGTGCTGCCGCTGGTGATGGGGCCGATCCACCGCGAGTTCGGATGGGATTTCGCAGTCATCAGCTCGGGCGTCACCATCTTCGGCGTGATCGCCGCGCTGCTCGCCCCGCTCTATGGCGGCGCGGCCGACCGTTTCGGGGTGCGCCCGGTCGCGCTGCTGTCGCTGCTCGCCTTCGCGCTGGCATTCGGCGCGTTCTACTTCGTGCCCGCATCGACGACCGGCTGGTTCGCCTTCTGGGCGGTGCTCGGGCTGATCGGCATCGGCTCGACTCCGGTGACGTGGAGCCGCGCGATCAGCCTGTGGTTCAGCCGCAATCGCGGGCTGGCGCTCAGCATCATGCTGATGGGCACCAGCCTCGCCGCGCTGGTGGTGCCGCAAATCGCACAGGCGGCGATCGGCGCAGGCGGCTGGCGGCTCGCCTTCCCCGCGGTCGCGCTGCTGCCGCTGCTGGTCGCGCTGCCCGTCGGCCTGCTCTGGTTTCGCGAGCCGCGCGCGCATGAATGCCCGTCCGAGCTTACCGACGCACAGGGCAATGTCGCCGGGCTGACGCTGGGGCAGGCGATGCGCGGCTATCGCTTCTGGGTGTTGCTCGCCTCGATCCTGCTGATCGCCTTCGCCTATGGTGGCGCGCATATCCACATGGCGCAGATCGTGGCGCTGCACGGCTTTCCCCCCGCCGCCGCCGCCAGCGTGATGGGGGTCGTCGCGCTCGGCATCCTGTCGGGCCGGCTGCTGATCGGCTTCCTGTTCGACCGGCTCTGGGCACCCGCCGTCGCCTTCCCCGCGCTGTTGCTCCCCGCGCTCGCCTGCTGGCTGCTGATGGGTAGTTCGACCGGGCTCGGCTGGGTGACGGTCGGCGGGTTCCTGCTCGGCTTTGCAGCGGGGACGGAGGCGGACGTGATCGCCTATCTCGCCGCGCGCTATTTCGGGATGGCGCATTATGGCCGGGTTTATGGCGCACTCTACATGCCGTTCGGCGTCGGCGCCGCGATCTCGCCGATTCTCTATGGCATCGTCCGCGACCGCACCGGCAGCTACGATGCGATGCTGACGGTAGCCGCGGCGCTGTTCGTCATTGGCGGCGCATTGCTGCTCACGCTGGGCCGCTATCCCAGCGCGCCCGCAAAAGGAGCCTGA
- a CDS encoding acyl-CoA dehydrogenase family protein — translation MTQAQRHIDPADEAALMESIDRWIDREVRPVVMYHDHNDIWPAALVEQMKDMGLFGATIGQDYGGLGLPATTYARIIARISSYWMAITGIVNSHLIMAAAVERFGTEAQKQEWLPKFASGEIRGGLALTEPNAGTDLQSIRSVAVRDGDDYVINGTKTWITNGVEGSCFAMLVKTDPKAEPRYKGMSFFIVPKGPGFEVGKKFEKLGYKAIDSAELNFIDYRVPAANLIGGVEGEGFFQATGGLELGRINVAARGVGLALGSLRLATEYAQVRETMGKPIAQHQAIQLKLGEMVTRAEAARLLVEQAAQAYDRGERCDMEAGMAKYFASEAAVRNSEEAMRIFGGYSYSKEYEIERYYRDALLMCIGEGTNEMQRMIIARQWLKRNPA, via the coding sequence ATGACCCAAGCACAACGCCATATCGACCCCGCCGACGAAGCCGCACTGATGGAATCGATCGACCGCTGGATCGACCGCGAGGTTCGCCCGGTGGTGATGTACCACGACCACAACGACATCTGGCCCGCCGCCTTGGTCGAGCAGATGAAGGATATGGGGCTGTTCGGCGCGACGATCGGCCAGGACTATGGCGGGCTGGGGCTGCCCGCGACGACCTATGCCCGGATCATCGCGCGCATCTCGTCCTATTGGATGGCGATCACCGGCATCGTCAATTCGCATCTGATCATGGCGGCGGCGGTCGAGCGCTTCGGCACCGAGGCGCAGAAGCAGGAATGGCTGCCCAAGTTCGCGAGCGGCGAAATCCGTGGCGGCCTGGCGCTGACCGAGCCCAATGCGGGCACCGACCTGCAAAGCATCCGCAGCGTCGCGGTGCGCGATGGCGACGACTATGTGATCAACGGCACCAAGACGTGGATCACCAACGGCGTCGAGGGAAGCTGCTTCGCGATGCTCGTGAAGACCGATCCCAAGGCCGAGCCGCGCTACAAGGGCATGAGCTTCTTCATCGTGCCCAAGGGGCCGGGGTTCGAAGTCGGCAAGAAGTTCGAAAAGCTGGGCTATAAGGCGATCGACAGCGCCGAGCTGAACTTCATCGATTACCGCGTGCCCGCCGCCAACCTGATCGGCGGTGTCGAGGGCGAGGGTTTCTTCCAGGCGACCGGCGGGCTGGAACTGGGCCGGATCAACGTCGCGGCGCGCGGCGTCGGGCTGGCGCTGGGATCGCTGCGGCTGGCGACCGAATATGCGCAGGTCCGCGAGACGATGGGCAAGCCGATCGCGCAGCACCAGGCGATCCAGCTCAAGCTGGGCGAGATGGTGACGCGGGCAGAGGCGGCGCGGCTGCTCGTCGAGCAGGCGGCGCAGGCCTATGACCGGGGCGAGCGGTGCGACATGGAGGCGGGGATGGCGAAATACTTCGCGTCCGAGGCCGCGGTGCGCAATTCCGAAGAGGCGATGCGCATTTTCGGGGGGTATTCCTACTCCAAGGAATATGAAATCGAGCGCTATTATCGCGATGCGCTGCTGATGTGCATCGGCGAAGGCACCAACGAGATGCAGCGCATGATCATCGCGCGGCAGTGGCTGAAGCGGAACCCCGCCTGA
- a CDS encoding polysaccharide deacetylase family protein — MEYDYVPLPARRPLVWPNGARVALILTFNLETWDLTKDTTKPYYAGGPAILPDTLPGDTPDFPNYSWREYGQRVGIWRLIELFDKLGVRASCTTNAVTFERRKAMTDAVLERGWELLAHNWEQGELLTDFAKDPAREREIVLRTLDAYERHVGRKAKGWLSSSLRSTLQTADILAEYGCTFYCDIMNDDQPFLIRTPSGPIVATPYSNEINDFTFITRKNYTTDQFRDALIEELDVLYEEGAVTGRIMNVGLHPHVSGRAHRVRALREFIQHAQSLPGVWFATRAEIADWYLQNHESHIPGQLG; from the coding sequence ATGGAATATGATTATGTCCCGCTTCCCGCGCGCCGGCCGCTGGTGTGGCCCAACGGCGCGCGGGTCGCGCTGATCCTGACGTTCAACCTCGAAACGTGGGACCTCACCAAGGATACGACCAAGCCCTATTATGCCGGCGGCCCGGCGATCCTGCCCGATACGCTGCCCGGCGATACGCCCGATTTCCCCAACTATAGCTGGCGCGAATATGGCCAGCGGGTCGGCATCTGGCGGCTGATCGAGCTGTTCGACAAACTGGGCGTCCGCGCGAGCTGCACCACCAACGCCGTGACGTTCGAACGGCGCAAGGCGATGACCGACGCGGTGCTGGAGCGTGGATGGGAATTGCTCGCGCACAATTGGGAACAGGGCGAGCTGCTGACCGACTTCGCCAAGGACCCGGCGCGCGAGCGCGAGATCGTGCTGCGCACCCTCGACGCCTATGAACGCCATGTCGGGCGCAAGGCAAAGGGCTGGCTGTCGTCGTCGCTGCGCAGCACGTTGCAGACCGCCGACATCCTCGCCGAATATGGCTGCACCTTTTACTGCGACATCATGAACGACGATCAGCCATTCCTGATCCGCACCCCCAGCGGCCCGATCGTCGCCACGCCCTATTCGAACGAAATCAACGATTTCACCTTCATCACGCGCAAGAACTACACCACCGACCAGTTTCGCGACGCGCTGATCGAGGAACTCGACGTGCTGTACGAGGAAGGCGCGGTGACCGGGCGGATCATGAATGTCGGGCTGCACCCGCACGTTTCGGGCCGGGCGCACCGGGTCCGCGCGCTGCGCGAATTCATCCAGCACGCCCAGAGCCTGCCGGGCGTGTGGTTCGCGACGCGCGCGGAGATTGCCGACTGGTATCTCCAGAACCATGAGAGCCATATTCCGGGGCAGCTCGGCTGA
- a CDS encoding class I SAM-dependent methyltransferase, giving the protein MKQDVPPPYTAVTQHPIFPVPSHDEAARYNFLANFNKYLSGTVAAGNKLAYETRVLPAFRAEHGREPADRFEVRHAMNRDPWHRLWSACRRNSMEMRQQNGRAIVLRQIDTLDAKARQFNEGRDTLELDPSVAVPRYQGAVDIHCMPGSYHGEERPGDVSAGANYDSGLFATTGGQLGALSDGGGQALVEWIKRERPGWTPRRILDLGATIGHNIVPLALAFPDAEVIAIDTAAPVLRYGHARAQALGAHTLRFVQMDAEDMARFPEGHFDWVQTTMYLHELSGKALPRIVAEGVRVLAPGGLMFHLEQPQYTPKMPLFEQFLRDWDAFNNNEPFWSAMHALDLKQIMADAGLPRECQFVTGVRAVADRSIFPDAPAPEEEDYGRTAVWNAYGAWKPAA; this is encoded by the coding sequence ATGAAACAGGACGTCCCGCCCCCCTATACCGCCGTCACCCAGCACCCGATATTCCCGGTCCCCTCGCATGACGAGGCGGCGCGCTACAACTTCCTGGCGAACTTCAACAAATACCTGTCGGGCACCGTCGCTGCGGGCAACAAGCTCGCCTACGAAACCCGCGTCCTGCCCGCGTTCCGCGCCGAGCATGGCCGCGAGCCCGCCGACCGGTTCGAAGTGCGCCACGCGATGAACCGCGATCCGTGGCACCGCCTCTGGTCCGCCTGTCGCCGCAATTCGATGGAGATGCGCCAGCAGAACGGGCGCGCGATCGTGCTGCGCCAGATCGACACGCTCGATGCAAAGGCGCGCCAGTTTAATGAGGGCCGCGACACGCTGGAGCTGGACCCGTCGGTCGCGGTGCCCCGCTATCAGGGTGCGGTCGACATCCATTGTATGCCCGGCAGCTATCATGGCGAGGAGCGCCCCGGCGACGTCTCCGCCGGCGCCAATTACGACAGCGGACTGTTCGCCACCACCGGCGGCCAGCTCGGCGCGCTGTCCGATGGCGGCGGGCAGGCGCTGGTGGAATGGATCAAGCGCGAACGCCCCGGCTGGACGCCGCGCCGCATCCTCGATCTGGGCGCCACGATCGGGCACAATATCGTGCCGCTCGCGCTAGCCTTTCCCGATGCCGAGGTCATCGCGATCGACACCGCCGCGCCGGTGCTGCGCTATGGCCATGCCCGCGCGCAGGCGCTGGGCGCGCACACCCTCCGCTTCGTCCAGATGGATGCCGAGGATATGGCGCGCTTCCCCGAAGGGCATTTCGACTGGGTGCAGACGACGATGTACCTGCACGAACTGTCGGGAAAGGCGCTGCCCCGCATCGTCGCGGAGGGCGTGCGCGTGCTCGCCCCCGGCGGGCTGATGTTCCATCTGGAGCAGCCGCAATATACGCCCAAAATGCCGCTGTTCGAACAATTCCTGCGCGACTGGGATGCGTTCAACAACAACGAGCCCTTCTGGTCGGCGATGCACGCGCTCGACCTGAAACAGATCATGGCCGATGCCGGGCTGCCCCGCGAATGCCAGTTCGTGACCGGGGTGCGCGCCGTCGCCGACCGATCGATCTTCCCCGATGCACCCGCGCCCGAGGAAGAGGATTATGGCCGCACCGCGGTCTGGAACGCCTATGGCGCATGGAAGCCCGCAGCATGA